The genomic region CACCGCCCGGGCGACGAGGTCACCATCACCTTCACCCGGGACGGCAAGCCCGGGCAGACGGTGAAGGCCAAGCTCGGCTCCGACAACGGCAACCCCACCGGCTGACCCCCCGAACGGCGCCGGCCGGCCCTCCCCGCCGGCGCCATCCACGGACAGGGACTGCGACCGCCCACCGAGCGGCCGCAGTCCCGTTCTGTGTGGCGCTAAATGCGGTGCGGTGCCAGGGCCGATCCACTAGCGTCGCCGGCATGACGTTTTCCCGCGAGCGGCCGCCGTTTGTCGCCGACGAACGGACGCAGCTCGTCGGGTGGCTGGACCAGCAGCGGGCGCTGGTGCGGTTCAAGTGCGAAGGGCTGGCAGCGGACGACGAGAAGCGCGCGGTGCTGCCGACGTCGCCGGTGATGACGATGGCCGGGCTGGTCTCGCACATGCGGTGGACCGAGCACTGCTGGTTCGAGGTGCTGTTCCTGGGCGCGTCGTCGGCCGGGAACCCCCAGTTGGACGAGGACCTGCCCGAAGACGCCGACATGATGCCCGCGGCGCCGCTGGCCGAGCTGCTGGACGAGTTCGAGGCCCAGTGCGAGCGGTCGAACCAGATCATCGCGGCCCACTCGCTGGACGACACCGGCAAGCACCCGGACTTCGGGTCGGCGCAGGCGACCCTGCGGTGGATGATCCTGCACATGCTCGAGGAAACCGCCCGGCACGTCGGTCACCTGGACACGATCCGCGAGCTGCTCGACGGCCGGAAGGGGTATTACTAGTCGGGTGAGCATCGACGTACGGCGTGCGGGTGAGCGGTTCCGGACCAGCACCGACTGGCTGGACTCCCGGCACTCCTTCTCGTTCGGCCCGTACTACGACCCCGCGAACGTCGGCTTCGGCGTGCTGATGGTGCACAACGACGAGGTGGTTGCTCCGGGCACCGGATTCGGCACGCACCCGCACCAGGACCTGGAGATCGTCACCTGGGTCGTGCGCGGCGCCCTGGTGCACCAGGACTCCGAGGGGCACAGCGGCGTCGTTTACCCCGGCCTGGCCCAGCGGATGAGCGCGGGCAGCGGGATCCGGCACTCCGAGAAGAACGACGCGGGCGAGCCCGTCCGTTACGTGCAGATGTGGGTCCGGCCGGACGAGCTCGACCTGACCCCGTCGTACCAGCAGGCGGAGGTGGATGTCAGCCTCGCAACGGGTGAACTGGTGCCGATCGCCTCCGGACTGCCCGAGCACGCGCGCGACACCGCGATCCGGATCAACCAGCGCGCCGCAGGCCTGTCCGTGGCCCGGCTGGTCCCCGGCGCCTGGGTGCAACTGCCGGCGGCGCCGTACGTGCACCTGTTCGTTGCCGTCGGCTCGGTCGCGCTGGAAGGCGCCGGCGACCTGGGTACGGCGGATGCCGTGCGCCTCACCAACTCCGAGGGCCGCAGGGTGACCGCCGGAGCCGACGGTGCGGAGATCCTGGTCTGGGAGATGCGAAGTTAGCCGAGCTGCTCGGACATCGTCCACACGTGCCGCAGGGTCCGGCCGCCGTCGGCGTTCTGCGCGAAGCCCTCGACGAAGCGGCTCATGTGCTGCTGCCAGCGCTGGTCGACCGGGTCGTCGGCGAGCCGGGCGACTGCCGCCTCGTAGTCGTCGCACTCGACCAGGTGGAACAGGTCGCGGCCGCTGCGCCAGATGCTCCAGTCATCGATGCCGGCGGCCCGCATGACGGTGATCAGCTCGGGCCAGACCCGGGCGTGCTCGCGCTCGTAGGACTGCTCGGTCCCGGCGATCAGGCGGCTGTGCAGGGCAAGTCGGCTCACAACCGGGCAGGATACGCCGGGCAGTGATCGAACCGTTACCCGATCCGCCGGCAACAGTCTCGACGGGACCGGCGGGCCCTGGCAGGTTGGGGGCCTGTCCTGGCAACCGATTCCCGAACAGGAGCACCGATGGCCCAGCGCACCGCCCCCTGGCCGACCGGTACGCCGAACTGGGTGGACCTCGCCGCGGACGACGCGAGGGCCGCGGTGAGGTTCTACACCGAGCTGTTCGGATGGCAGTGCGAGCACCGGGCCGCCAAGGACTACTGGGTCTGCCGGCTGGACGGCGAGGACGTCGGCGGCATCCGCCCGAAGCACCCGGGCACCGAGGACCTGCCCAGCCGCTGGACCACCTACCTGACCACCGAGCACGTCGAGCGAACAGCTGACGCGGTGGCGGCGGCCGGCGGCCGCCTGCTGGTCGGCCCGACGCGCGTCGGCACCCAGGGCCGGATGGCGATCGCGGTCGACCCGAACGGCGCGATCTTCGGCCTCTGGCAACCGACCGACCACCTCGGGGCGGACCGCCGGTCCCGGCCCGGCACGCTGGTCTGGAGCGAGGCGCTCAGCCGCGGGTACGACGCGGCCAAAGCTTTCTACACCGCGGTCTTCGGCTACCGGGCCGAGGAGATCGGCACCACCTCCGCGTTCGGCGGCCCGGGCGAGCAGTACGCCGACGCCCGGTACGCCGCCCTGTACGCTGCCGGCCGGCCCGTCGCAGGCACCGGCGAGCTCCACCCGGAGATGCCGGCCGGGACCCCCGCGCACTGGCTCCCGTACTTCGCGACCGCCGATCTCGCCGCCACGGTGGATCGCGCCGTCCAGGCCGGTGGCGAGCTGACGGGCGCACCGCTGGACACCGATTTCGGCCGGATGGCGGTGCTCACCGACCCGGAGTCGGCGGTGTTCGCGGTGATCCAGCTCAGCTGAGCCCGGCCGCTCGGGCGAGCCCGAGACACCCCGGCCGAAGTCCGAGCCAACCTCCCGCGCCGGCCGGGCGTCGTACTGCTGTGCCGGCCTGAGTATTTTCCCGCTCGTGGCAGGCTGGTGCACACGCCGAGACTGTTCGGAGAGTCACACCGTCACCGTGCGAGAGTGGAGATCGTGAAACGAACTGCTGCCATCGTCAGTCTGAGTGCCCTGCTGGTCGCCGCCGGTTGTTCCGACAACACGCCGGACAGCGGCGGCAAGCCCGACCCGAACGACGAGAAGCAGGCGTCCGCCGCGGTGGTGAAGGCCTTCGCGGCCGGCTGGGTGAAGGCGTGGGCTCCGGACGGCAAGCCCACCGAGGCCGCCGCGCTGACCGACAACCCGGAGGCCTTCGGTCCCCGGCTGGACGACGTCGACACTGCGCTGGTCGCGCAGTCGGCCACCGTCACGCCGCAGGGTGAGCCGAAGTGCACCGACGACAGCAACTGCACCCAGGACCTGGCCGTCGAGGCGGTGCTGCGCGGCATCGGCACGATGAAGTGGACCAGCACGGCGGTGGCGGTGAAGACCGGTGACGCCTGGAAGATCAAGGCCTCCGGCGACACCATCTACCCCGGCCTCGGCGAGGGCAACTACCTCAAGCGGGTCCGCACGCTGCCGCCGCGCGCGTCGATCCTGGACCGCACCGGCAAGCCGCTGACCGCGAACCGCCCGGTCGTGATCGTCGGCGTCGCGTCCGGCACCAAGGCGACCGCGGCGACGTACGCGGCGTTCACCAAGAACCTGGACGTCGACGGCGCCAAGCTGGCCAAGCGCGCGAAGGCGGCGCCGGCCGGCCAGTTCGTCGACGCGATCACGATCCGGGCGCAGGAGTGGGACAAGCTGCGCCCGAAGATGGGCAACCTGCCCGGCGTGCTGACGATGGGCGGCACCCAGTCGCTGCCGGAGAGCCCGACCTTCGCCCGGTCGGTGATCGGCACGATGAAGACGGCGACCGCGGAGACGCTGAAGAACGCGGGCCCGACCGCCTCGACCCAGGACCAGGTCGGCACCACCGGCCTGCAGTACGCGTTCCAGCAGCAGCTCGCCGGTACGCCGGGCGGCTCGGTCGCCCTGCGCGACGGCAAGACCAAGATGGTGATCAAGGAGGTGTTCAAGCAGGAGGGCAAGGCCGGTACGCCGGTCCGGACCTCGCTGGACACCAACCTCCAGCGGCAGGCCGAGGCCGCGCTGGCCACCAGCAAGCTGCCCGCCTCGCTGGTCGCCGTGCAGGCCTCGACCGGCCAGGTGCTGGCCGCCGCGAACGGCCCGACCGCGACCAGCTACAACCGCGCCTTCCAGGGTCACTACGCGCCGGGCTCCACGTTCAAGGTCGTCACCGCCGCCGCGCTGATGGGCGCCGGCCTGACCGCGAGCTCGCAGCTGCCGTGCACGAACACGATCAACGTCTTCGGCAAGTCGTTCAAGAACTACGACGGGCTGGCGCCGTACGGGACCGGCAGCCTGGAGAAGGCGTTCAACACCTCCTGCAACACCGCCTTCATCTCCCAGCACGGCAAGCTGCCGGCCGACGGGATGACCAAGGCCGCGGCGATGTTCGGCCTCGGCCAGGAGCTGAAGTCCGCGGTCCCGGCGTACGGCGGTGAGGTGCCGGCGCCCAAGGACGTCGTCGCCGAGTCGGCCTCGATGATCGGACAGGGCACCGTGACGGCCAGCCCGCTCGGGGTGGCGATGATCGGCGCCACGGTGAAGCACGGCACCGCGATGAAGCCGGTGCTGGTGCTCGGCAAGGACCCGGCCGGCCCGGCCGCGGAACCGCTGCCGCCGGCCACCGCGAACGCGCTGCGCACGATGATGCGGACCACCGTCACCAACGGCACCGCCGCGGTACTGGCCGGCAACGGCACGGTCGCCGCGAAGACCGGTACCGCCGAGGTGGTCGAGGGCGGCAAGGTCGTCACCAACGGCTGGATGGTCGGCTACCGCGGCGACGTCGCCTTCGCCGTCGTCGTCGAGGGCGGCGCCTCCGGCGCGAAGGCCGCCGGCCCGATCCTGAAGAACTGGCTCGCTCGCTTCCGGTAGGACCCGGGCACCGGCGACGGCCGCCTCCCCAGCCGGGGCAGGCGGCCGTCGCCGGTCAGAAGCTGAGGATCTCCTCGATGGCGGCCTTGAGGTCGGAGCCGTCGAGGGTGACCAGGTCCAGATCGGTGGGCAGGCCCGGCGAGTGGAACAGGCGCAGGTCGCGGTGCTTGCCGGCCGACTCCAGCACGGTCCGGATGAAGCGCGCGTTGCCGAGCTCGTCGATCCGGCCGTTCGCGCAGACCTGGTCGAGCACGGCGGTCAGGCCGGCCACGGCGTCGGGCGTGATGTGGTCGCCGCGGCTGTCCACCAGCCGCAGCGCGATCTCGCGGAGCTGGTCGGCGGTGTAGCGGGGGAAGTCGATCCGGGTGGAGAAGCGGCTGCGCAGGCCGGGATTCGCCTCGAGGAACTCGGCCATCGGCTCGGAGTAGCCGGCGACGATCACCACCAGCCGGTCCCGGTCGTCCTCCATCCGCTTCAGCAGCGTGTCGATCGCCTCGGTGCCGAAGTCGTTGCCGGACTGCTTCTTGCGCAGCGCGTACGCCTCGTCGACGAACAGCACGCCGTCCAGCGCCGAGTCGACCACCTCGTTGGTCTTCACCGCGGTCTGGCCGATCCACTCCGCGACCAGGCCGGACCGGTCGGTCTCGATCACCGTGTCGGCGGCCAGCAGTCCGAGCGCGCAGTACAGGCGGGCGACCACCCGGGCGACGGTGGTCTTGCCGGTGCCCGGAGGCCCGGCGAAGATCAGGTGACCGCCGAGCTTGGCCGTCGGCAGGCCGCGCTCGGCCCGCATCAGCCCGGCCCGGACCTGCGCCGCCACCGCCGAGACCTGCCGCTTCACGTCCTCCATGCCGACGTTGCGGTCGAGCTCGTTGAGAATGCCCTGGACCGCGCCCCAGTCGGGCTGCCGGTGCAGCGACGGCGCCGACGGCGCGCCCCGGCGGATCACCGGCGCCGCTTTTGCCGTACTGCGCTCGGCCGGGCGGGTGCTGAGCCGCACCTCGGAGTCGGCCAGCGCCTCGGCGACCTGGCGGTGCGAGTTGTCCCGCTCGTAGACCCACTCGAACTGGCGGATCGCGTTCTGCTCGCGGCCGGTGCCGCGGTAGACGAAGCCGAGGTAGTACTCCGCGTCCAGCGCGACGAACGGGTTCAGCTGCTGACCGGCGGCCTGCCGCAGGATCGTCTCCGCCTCGCTCCACTGCTCCACGGTCGCCAGCAGCATGCCGAGCCGGAGCTGGGCCTCGGCGCCGAGATGACCGTCGGCCGGGATCCGGTGCAGGATGCCGATCGCCGCGCCGAAGTCCTGGCGGTGCATCGCGACGGCCGCGTCGAGAAAGCTGCGGCGCAGGTCCTCGATCACCTGGGCGGTCGCCTCGGCCGCGCCGTCGGTGTCCCCGGCGCCGAGCCGGCGCAGCGCCTCCGCGTGCCAGACGTGGTCGGTGGTCTCCAGCGCGTGGGTGAACCACCAGCCGGCCCGGAACGACGAGCTCAGCCGCCGCTTGTCGGCGTCCCGCTCCGCACCGAACCGGCCGAGCCCGGCAACCAGCTTGTCGAGCGCGGTGTCCGCGTCGCCGCCGGCCGCGTGGAAGCCGAGCCAGGCGTCGGTCATGCCGGGGTCCAGCTCGAGTGCCTTGGTGAAGGTCTCCAGGGCCGCCGGTTTGTCCGGCGTCGCGGCCTGCTCACCGGTCTTCGCGAACCCCAGTTGCCGCGCCCCGCGCACCCACAACCCCCGAGCCCGCCGTCGCGCCAGCAGCCCCGCCGACTGCTCACCCATCGCACTCTCCTCGTCACCGGCCAGGAGCATCCTCTCACCACAGAATGTCGTGCCGGCGGTCTACCGTCGGCCCATGACCGACACCGAGCAGACCCGGGCCCTGGCCCGGAAGTACTTCGACACCCTGAACGGCCGCGCGTGGGAGGAGTTCGCCGCGTTGCTGGCCGAGGACGTGCGCTACGAGCTGCCGCAGACCAGTGAACGCATCACCGGGCGCGCCGACTACCTGCGCTTCAACCAGGAGTACCCGGGCGACTGGCAGCTGACCGTGACCCGGCTGCTCGCCGACGGCCCGTCGGCGGCGGTCTCGGTCAATCTCACCCTGGGTGACGAACGGCTCGTCGGGGTGGTGTTCCTGGAGGTGGTGGACGGCCTGGTCTCCCGGGTCACCGACTTCTGGCCGGAGGCGTACGAGCCGCCGCCGGGCCGGGAGCACCTGGTCGAGCGGGTGCCCGCGGAGCTCGACCGGTTCGGCGATTCCTGAGACGTTTGCGGCGAGCGCCGGGCGGCGTTCCTGAAAGTTCGCTGAATCCGCGTCCCGGCGGGGATTTCGTCACCTAGGGTGGTGCGATGGAGACCTTGACCTGCCCGAAGTGCCGGGGCGCGATGCGGACGTACGAACGCAGCAACGTGACCGTCGACCAGTGCACCGAGTGCCGTGGCATCTTCCTCGACCGGGGCGAGCTGGAGAAGCTGGTGGACGCCGAGCTGGCCTACAACGCGCCGGCCGCCGCGATGCCGCCGCCGCAGCAGCAGCCGCGGTACGAGGAGAAGCGCTACGAGGAGAAGCGGTACGACAACGACCGCCGCTACGACAACGACCGGCGCGACAGCGACCGCCGCTACGAAGGCGGCTACGACAAGTACGGCAACCAGCCGCACCGCAAGAAGAAGAAGTCGTTCTTCGAAGAACTCTTCGACTGATCGGCCGGGGCGGTCGATCACCAGGGGTCAGCGCCGGCGGCCGTGCAGGGCCGGCTCGCGCTCCTCCTCGGTCGTACCGCCCCAGACGCCGTACATCTCGCCGACCACCAGCGCGTGCTCGCGGCACTGGCGGCGGACCGGACACGTGCCGCACAGCGACTTGGCCAGCACCTCACGGGCGTGCTTGCGCAGGCCGCG from Kribbella flavida DSM 17836 harbors:
- a CDS encoding DinB family protein → MTFSRERPPFVADERTQLVGWLDQQRALVRFKCEGLAADDEKRAVLPTSPVMTMAGLVSHMRWTEHCWFEVLFLGASSAGNPQLDEDLPEDADMMPAAPLAELLDEFEAQCERSNQIIAAHSLDDTGKHPDFGSAQATLRWMILHMLEETARHVGHLDTIRELLDGRKGYY
- a CDS encoding pirin family protein, with product MSIDVRRAGERFRTSTDWLDSRHSFSFGPYYDPANVGFGVLMVHNDEVVAPGTGFGTHPHQDLEIVTWVVRGALVHQDSEGHSGVVYPGLAQRMSAGSGIRHSEKNDAGEPVRYVQMWVRPDELDLTPSYQQAEVDVSLATGELVPIASGLPEHARDTAIRINQRAAGLSVARLVPGAWVQLPAAPYVHLFVAVGSVALEGAGDLGTADAVRLTNSEGRRVTAGADGAEILVWEMRS
- a CDS encoding L-rhamnose mutarotase, giving the protein MSRLALHSRLIAGTEQSYEREHARVWPELITVMRAAGIDDWSIWRSGRDLFHLVECDDYEAAVARLADDPVDQRWQQHMSRFVEGFAQNADGGRTLRHVWTMSEQLG
- a CDS encoding VOC family protein — protein: MAQRTAPWPTGTPNWVDLAADDARAAVRFYTELFGWQCEHRAAKDYWVCRLDGEDVGGIRPKHPGTEDLPSRWTTYLTTEHVERTADAVAAAGGRLLVGPTRVGTQGRMAIAVDPNGAIFGLWQPTDHLGADRRSRPGTLVWSEALSRGYDAAKAFYTAVFGYRAEEIGTTSAFGGPGEQYADARYAALYAAGRPVAGTGELHPEMPAGTPAHWLPYFATADLAATVDRAVQAGGELTGAPLDTDFGRMAVLTDPESAVFAVIQLS
- a CDS encoding penicillin-binding transpeptidase domain-containing protein, translated to MKRTAAIVSLSALLVAAGCSDNTPDSGGKPDPNDEKQASAAVVKAFAAGWVKAWAPDGKPTEAAALTDNPEAFGPRLDDVDTALVAQSATVTPQGEPKCTDDSNCTQDLAVEAVLRGIGTMKWTSTAVAVKTGDAWKIKASGDTIYPGLGEGNYLKRVRTLPPRASILDRTGKPLTANRPVVIVGVASGTKATAATYAAFTKNLDVDGAKLAKRAKAAPAGQFVDAITIRAQEWDKLRPKMGNLPGVLTMGGTQSLPESPTFARSVIGTMKTATAETLKNAGPTASTQDQVGTTGLQYAFQQQLAGTPGGSVALRDGKTKMVIKEVFKQEGKAGTPVRTSLDTNLQRQAEAALATSKLPASLVAVQASTGQVLAAANGPTATSYNRAFQGHYAPGSTFKVVTAAALMGAGLTASSQLPCTNTINVFGKSFKNYDGLAPYGTGSLEKAFNTSCNTAFISQHGKLPADGMTKAAAMFGLGQELKSAVPAYGGEVPAPKDVVAESASMIGQGTVTASPLGVAMIGATVKHGTAMKPVLVLGKDPAGPAAEPLPPATANALRTMMRTTVTNGTAAVLAGNGTVAAKTGTAEVVEGGKVVTNGWMVGYRGDVAFAVVVEGGASGAKAAGPILKNWLARFR
- a CDS encoding AAA family ATPase — translated: MGEQSAGLLARRRARGLWVRGARQLGFAKTGEQAATPDKPAALETFTKALELDPGMTDAWLGFHAAGGDADTALDKLVAGLGRFGAERDADKRRLSSSFRAGWWFTHALETTDHVWHAEALRRLGAGDTDGAAEATAQVIEDLRRSFLDAAVAMHRQDFGAAIGILHRIPADGHLGAEAQLRLGMLLATVEQWSEAETILRQAAGQQLNPFVALDAEYYLGFVYRGTGREQNAIRQFEWVYERDNSHRQVAEALADSEVRLSTRPAERSTAKAAPVIRRGAPSAPSLHRQPDWGAVQGILNELDRNVGMEDVKRQVSAVAAQVRAGLMRAERGLPTAKLGGHLIFAGPPGTGKTTVARVVARLYCALGLLAADTVIETDRSGLVAEWIGQTAVKTNEVVDSALDGVLFVDEAYALRKKQSGNDFGTEAIDTLLKRMEDDRDRLVVIVAGYSEPMAEFLEANPGLRSRFSTRIDFPRYTADQLREIALRLVDSRGDHITPDAVAGLTAVLDQVCANGRIDELGNARFIRTVLESAGKHRDLRLFHSPGLPTDLDLVTLDGSDLKAAIEEILSF
- a CDS encoding nuclear transport factor 2 family protein encodes the protein MTDTEQTRALARKYFDTLNGRAWEEFAALLAEDVRYELPQTSERITGRADYLRFNQEYPGDWQLTVTRLLADGPSAAVSVNLTLGDERLVGVVFLEVVDGLVSRVTDFWPEAYEPPPGREHLVERVPAELDRFGDS
- a CDS encoding zf-TFIIB domain-containing protein; the encoded protein is METLTCPKCRGAMRTYERSNVTVDQCTECRGIFLDRGELEKLVDAELAYNAPAAAMPPPQQQPRYEEKRYEEKRYDNDRRYDNDRRDSDRRYEGGYDKYGNQPHRKKKKSFFEELFD
- a CDS encoding WhiB family transcriptional regulator translates to MSRRKPPAGAVTKAPDGLPSPLVENWAWQDHAACRDVNPELFFSAESERGLRKHAREVLAKSLCGTCPVRRQCREHALVVGEMYGVWGGTTEEEREPALHGRRR